From one Pedobacter faecalis genomic stretch:
- a CDS encoding formimidoylglutamase, whose amino-acid sequence MSLSDFFLPLDINSFTPGRGFLSSQMGAKVTFYTGEFPDLSDGEYDIALIGVQDDRAAVNNQGCALGPDYFREKFYSLNEGPNPTRIVDLGNIKAGAAISDTYVAVKTTVSELIKLSITPVIIGGGQDITYAQYLAYESLEQKVDLVVVDSKFDLDEEDGEGLAARSDTYLNKILLHQPNYLFNFSNIGYQTYFVNQESLKVMSKLYFDVHRLGEFSGDISLTEPILRNASMISFDIGAVRSSDAAANANAGPNGFYGEQACQISRYAGMSDKLTSIGFYEFNPAFDQNGQTAMLLAQIIWYFIDGFYNRKKDFPLVPKSQYLIYRASLSDGSGEMLFVKSKKSDRWWMQVPYPAGISKNERFHLVPCRYEDYTLAVEGEMPDLWWRTYQKLL is encoded by the coding sequence ATGTCATTATCAGATTTTTTTTTACCACTGGATATCAACAGCTTTACACCAGGAAGAGGCTTTTTGTCAAGTCAGATGGGTGCTAAAGTGACATTTTATACGGGCGAGTTTCCTGACCTTTCCGATGGGGAATACGATATCGCGCTTATAGGTGTACAGGATGACCGTGCTGCTGTGAATAACCAGGGTTGTGCACTCGGGCCTGACTATTTCCGGGAGAAATTTTATAGCCTCAATGAAGGACCCAATCCAACCAGAATTGTCGATCTGGGCAACATCAAAGCAGGTGCGGCTATATCGGATACTTATGTGGCCGTCAAGACTACAGTTTCTGAACTTATCAAACTGAGTATTACTCCGGTGATCATTGGCGGCGGGCAGGACATCACCTATGCTCAATACCTTGCTTATGAAAGTCTTGAGCAAAAAGTGGATCTCGTAGTGGTTGACAGTAAGTTTGATTTGGATGAAGAAGATGGGGAAGGTCTGGCAGCAAGATCCGATACATACCTCAATAAAATACTGCTGCATCAACCTAATTACCTCTTCAACTTCAGCAATATCGGCTACCAGACCTACTTCGTCAACCAGGAAAGTCTGAAAGTAATGAGCAAGCTCTATTTTGATGTTCACCGCCTTGGAGAGTTCTCCGGCGATATCTCACTTACTGAGCCGATACTGAGAAATGCCAGCATGATCAGTTTTGATATAGGCGCGGTTCGCTCATCCGATGCGGCGGCGAATGCCAATGCGGGACCTAACGGGTTTTATGGTGAACAGGCCTGCCAGATTTCGCGTTATGCGGGTATGAGCGATAAGCTTACCTCAATAGGTTTTTACGAGTTTAATCCCGCTTTCGACCAAAATGGGCAAACTGCCATGCTGCTGGCGCAGATTATATGGTATTTCATCGATGGATTTTACAATCGGAAAAAAGATTTTCCGTTGGTGCCGAAATCCCAGTATCTGATATACCGGGCAAGTTTAAGCGACGGAAGTGGTGAAATGTTATTTGTTAAAAGCAAGAAGTCTGATCGTTGGTGGATGCAGGTGCCGTATCCTGCCGGAATATCGAAAAATGAACGCTTTCATCTCGTGCCTTGCCGTTATGAGGATTATACTCTTGCCGTAGAAGGTGAAATGCCGGATCTGTGGTGGCGCACCTATCAAAAGCTACTATAA
- a CDS encoding TlpA disulfide reductase family protein — MKKLVLSAVALLPLAVLAQKPFTINGDVKGLKTGDKVYLVYRAAGEEVTDSAVVSNGKFGFKGTLAEPARGNLFLNKNPYVNRPAQGERLDLASLYIEPAAMKVTAADSLKNIVITGSVVNDDEKKLKALTKSLSDQMMAVNAQYAALSPEERKVQEKALRDKYMSLQEQVKPIQLNFAKGNPKSYISLSALSQLASEPELAADVEKAYAALSPSLKATQSGKDLAQLLAAGKATAIGAMAMDFTQNDVNDKPVKLSDFKGQYVLLDFWASWCGPCRAENPNVVKAYNTYKDKKFTVLGVSLDNPGKKDAWLAAIEKDGLTWTHVSDLKGWDNAASKMYGIRAIPANFLIDPTGKIIAKNIRGEELQSKLAEVLGASASK; from the coding sequence ATGAAAAAATTAGTATTATCCGCTGTGGCATTGTTGCCGTTAGCGGTGCTTGCCCAAAAACCCTTTACTATTAACGGAGACGTTAAAGGGCTGAAAACCGGAGATAAGGTTTACCTGGTTTATCGGGCAGCCGGCGAGGAAGTCACAGATTCTGCTGTCGTAAGCAACGGAAAGTTTGGCTTTAAGGGCACGTTGGCTGAGCCCGCAAGAGGCAATCTGTTCCTTAATAAAAATCCTTACGTAAACCGGCCGGCCCAGGGTGAGAGACTCGATCTTGCTTCCCTATATATTGAGCCGGCGGCAATGAAAGTAACTGCCGCTGATTCTCTGAAGAACATTGTAATCACCGGTTCAGTTGTTAATGATGATGAAAAAAAACTGAAGGCCTTAACCAAGTCACTTTCGGATCAAATGATGGCGGTGAATGCTCAATACGCAGCGCTATCTCCCGAAGAGCGCAAGGTACAGGAAAAAGCGCTCCGCGATAAATATATGTCTCTGCAGGAGCAGGTCAAACCTATACAATTGAATTTTGCAAAAGGCAATCCAAAATCCTACATCAGCCTCTCCGCGCTTTCGCAACTTGCGTCGGAGCCTGAGCTTGCTGCAGATGTAGAAAAGGCATACGCTGCGCTTAGCCCTTCATTGAAAGCTACTCAATCAGGCAAAGACCTGGCGCAGCTTCTTGCGGCAGGTAAAGCGACAGCCATTGGCGCAATGGCGATGGACTTTACGCAGAATGATGTAAACGATAAGCCGGTTAAGCTGTCAGATTTCAAAGGTCAATACGTCCTGTTAGATTTCTGGGCATCTTGGTGTGGCCCTTGCCGGGCTGAAAACCCCAACGTGGTAAAAGCCTACAATACTTACAAAGACAAGAAATTTACAGTCCTGGGTGTCTCTTTAGACAATCCTGGTAAAAAAGATGCATGGTTGGCTGCGATCGAAAAAGATGGCCTGACCTGGACGCATGTGTCTGATCTAAAAGGATGGGACAACGCTGCATCAAAAATGTATGGTATCCGCGCCATTCCGGCTAACTTTCTGATAGATCCTACTGGAAAGATCATTGCTAAAAATATACGTGGAGAAGAACTGCAATCAAAGCTTGCCGAAGTGTTGGGCGCATCAGCATCCAAATAA
- the purD gene encoding phosphoribosylamine--glycine ligase, whose protein sequence is MNILLLGSGGRESAFAWKISQSEHCSQLFIAPGNGGTGAYGKNVPLNINDFEAVKRLVTKENIQMVVVGPEEPLVKGIHDFFTNDPAIAHIPVIGPKKEGAILEGSKDFSKQFMARHGIPTASSRSFTKETLAEGIAYLQDHALPVVLKADGLAAGKGVLILENTAEAQQELELMLSGKFGEAGTTVVIEEFLTGIELSVFVLTDGENYVILPEAKDYKRIGQGDTGLNTGGMGSVSPVPFADEAFLSEIEQSIIIPTVEGLKKDGIDYTGFIFFGLIKVGDKPYVIEYNCRMGDPETESVIPRIESDLVELFMAAAKKNLDNFRLQISDKHAATVMIVAGGYPGDYEKGKAISGIENVRESLVFHAGTSLEGGIVKTNGGRVIAVTSLQDDQFQALQSATADAARIYFDGKYFREDIGFDLI, encoded by the coding sequence ATGAATATATTGTTATTAGGATCAGGAGGCAGAGAAAGCGCATTTGCGTGGAAAATCAGTCAGTCGGAACATTGCAGTCAATTGTTCATTGCCCCAGGAAACGGCGGCACCGGCGCTTACGGCAAGAATGTCCCCCTGAACATTAACGACTTCGAGGCAGTTAAACGTCTCGTAACAAAGGAAAATATTCAAATGGTCGTTGTAGGCCCGGAGGAACCACTGGTTAAAGGCATACACGATTTTTTCACAAACGATCCGGCAATTGCGCATATTCCTGTAATTGGGCCAAAAAAAGAAGGCGCTATCCTTGAAGGCAGCAAGGACTTCTCTAAGCAATTTATGGCACGTCATGGTATACCCACGGCAAGTTCGCGCTCCTTCACTAAGGAAACGCTTGCAGAAGGCATCGCTTATCTGCAGGATCATGCCCTCCCCGTGGTATTGAAGGCCGACGGGCTTGCGGCGGGGAAAGGCGTACTTATTCTGGAAAACACAGCAGAAGCCCAACAGGAACTGGAACTCATGCTTAGCGGCAAATTTGGCGAGGCAGGCACAACAGTGGTTATAGAAGAATTCCTGACAGGTATCGAATTGTCGGTATTTGTCCTTACAGATGGAGAAAATTATGTAATACTGCCTGAAGCAAAAGATTACAAGCGGATAGGACAGGGAGACACTGGCCTGAATACCGGCGGAATGGGATCGGTATCGCCGGTTCCATTCGCGGACGAAGCCTTTCTCAGCGAAATAGAGCAAAGCATCATCATTCCGACAGTGGAAGGGCTTAAGAAAGATGGAATAGACTATACCGGCTTTATCTTTTTCGGTTTGATAAAGGTGGGTGACAAACCTTATGTGATCGAATACAACTGCCGGATGGGTGATCCGGAAACGGAGAGTGTGATACCCCGAATTGAAAGCGACCTTGTGGAACTGTTCATGGCAGCGGCAAAAAAGAATCTTGACAACTTCAGATTGCAGATAAGCGATAAGCATGCAGCGACCGTTATGATTGTTGCAGGTGGATACCCTGGCGATTACGAAAAAGGAAAGGCTATCTCCGGAATAGAGAACGTAAGGGAATCACTCGTATTTCATGCGGGAACTTCATTGGAAGGCGGCATTGTTAAAACCAATGGAGGCAGAGTTATTGCAGTAACCAGTTTACAAGACGATCAGTTTCAGGCTTTACAGTCTGCTACAGCGGATGCCGCCCGGATATATTTCGATGGAAAGTATTTTCGTGAAGATATTGGGTTTGATTTGATATAA
- the secA gene encoding preprotein translocase subunit SecA, translating to MLGFLAKIFGSKSERDIKAIQPVVSQINEAYAKLATLSNDELRSKTAEFKETIAIALTEIDGKMEVLKHEAEQPEKGLSEKTALYDQIDALAKERDKALEVVLKQILPEAFAVVKETSRRFSQGDLEVTATDFDREYAARRKNVTIIGNKAVWANKWEAAGNDVVWNMVHYDVQLIGGMVLHEGKIAEMATGEGKTLVSTLPAYLNALAGQGVHIVTVNDYLARRDSEWNGPLFEFHRLKVDCIDKHEPNSQERRNAYLADITYGTNNEFGFDYLRDNMSQTPDQLVQRKLHFAMVDEVDSVLIDDARTPLIISGPVPFGDQHEFYELKPRIERLVTAQKEFVTRALNEAKKLINDGKPGPEEGEGGLALLRAYRGLPKNKALIKFLSEGSVKQTLLKTEHHYMADQSKNMPKVDAELYFHIDEKNNQVELTEKGIELITKSGEDPQFFVLPDVGTAIADIEKSSLSNEDKITQKDALMRDYSIKAERIHSVNQLLKAYTLFEKDVEYIIDEGKIKIVDEQTGRIMDGRRYSDGLHQAIEAKENVKVEDASQTYATVTLQNFFRMYHKLCGMTGTATTEAGEFWSIYKLDVVEIPTNRPISRKDHQDYVYRTVREKYNAVAEEIVKLTEAGRPVLVGTTSVEISELLSRMLKLRGIKHNVLNAKMHQKEADIVAEAGQPGQVTIATNMAGRGTDIKLGPGVKEAGGLAIVGTERHESRRVDRQLRGRAGRQGDPGSSQFFVSLEDNLMRLFGSERISNIMVRMGIEDGEVIQHSMITKSIERAQKKVEENNFGIRKRLLEYDDVMNSQRSVIYAKRRNALFGDRLDVDMSNMTFDVAEDIVTEYKEAGNYEGFKLEVIKNFSADTTIDEAEFGSKNIALLTEKLFDEVSAFYVRKSDAIIEQALPVLKQVYAERGEQIEQIVVPFTDGLRHVQVPVGLKKAIENNGREVTKSFEKTIVLALIDESWKEHLREMDELKQSVQNAVYEQKDPLIIYKMEAFNLFKNMLNAVNKEVVSFLFKGGIPVQADPNDVRVAQQAPRPAPAKLKTSKPEFAQSGNSGMPEMEDTREMTPQQPVRKEVTIGRNEPCPCGSGKKFKNCHGAGL from the coding sequence ATGTTAGGATTTTTAGCCAAGATATTTGGAAGTAAATCAGAAAGAGATATAAAGGCGATACAGCCGGTAGTAAGTCAGATCAACGAAGCTTATGCGAAGCTTGCAACACTTAGTAATGACGAGTTGCGAAGTAAAACAGCCGAATTTAAGGAGACCATCGCCATTGCCCTCACAGAAATAGATGGCAAAATGGAGGTACTGAAACACGAGGCAGAACAGCCTGAGAAGGGCCTCTCTGAAAAGACAGCGTTGTACGACCAGATTGATGCTCTTGCCAAAGAAAGAGATAAAGCGTTAGAGGTAGTCTTAAAGCAAATATTGCCCGAGGCCTTTGCCGTGGTAAAGGAAACTTCAAGGCGTTTTTCTCAAGGCGACCTAGAGGTTACCGCGACCGACTTTGACCGGGAATATGCTGCCAGAAGGAAAAACGTGACCATCATTGGTAATAAAGCTGTGTGGGCCAACAAATGGGAAGCCGCAGGGAATGACGTAGTATGGAACATGGTTCATTACGATGTGCAGTTGATCGGGGGTATGGTGTTGCATGAAGGTAAAATTGCGGAGATGGCTACTGGTGAGGGTAAAACCTTGGTTAGTACATTACCTGCTTACCTTAATGCCCTTGCCGGCCAGGGTGTTCATATCGTTACGGTCAACGACTACCTTGCACGTCGTGACTCTGAGTGGAACGGTCCGCTGTTTGAATTCCACCGTTTAAAAGTTGATTGTATCGACAAACACGAACCTAACTCTCAGGAACGCAGAAATGCGTATCTGGCCGACATCACATATGGCACAAATAATGAGTTTGGTTTCGATTATCTGCGCGACAACATGTCGCAAACGCCTGATCAGTTGGTACAGCGCAAACTGCATTTTGCCATGGTAGATGAGGTCGACTCTGTACTTATCGACGATGCACGTACCCCTTTAATTATCTCAGGTCCTGTCCCATTTGGTGATCAGCATGAGTTCTATGAGCTGAAGCCAAGAATTGAACGTTTGGTTACAGCCCAGAAGGAATTCGTTACACGTGCATTAAACGAAGCCAAGAAATTGATCAATGATGGTAAACCCGGCCCCGAAGAAGGGGAAGGCGGACTTGCATTATTGCGCGCTTATCGCGGTTTGCCTAAAAATAAAGCACTCATTAAGTTTTTAAGTGAAGGCAGCGTAAAGCAGACTTTGTTAAAAACGGAACATCACTATATGGCAGATCAGTCGAAGAATATGCCCAAAGTGGATGCAGAGCTGTATTTTCACATTGATGAAAAAAATAATCAGGTCGAATTGACAGAAAAGGGAATAGAACTGATTACCAAATCAGGTGAAGATCCGCAATTCTTTGTTTTGCCGGATGTTGGTACAGCCATCGCCGATATAGAAAAATCTTCATTAAGCAACGAGGACAAGATTACGCAGAAGGATGCCCTGATGCGTGATTATTCTATCAAAGCAGAACGCATTCACTCCGTAAACCAATTGTTAAAAGCCTATACGCTTTTCGAGAAGGATGTGGAGTATATCATTGATGAAGGTAAAATTAAGATCGTTGATGAGCAGACCGGCCGTATTATGGACGGGCGCCGTTATTCTGATGGATTACACCAGGCAATCGAAGCAAAGGAGAATGTTAAAGTAGAAGATGCTTCACAGACATACGCAACGGTTACCCTGCAAAACTTTTTCAGGATGTACCACAAGCTTTGCGGTATGACAGGTACGGCAACAACGGAGGCTGGGGAGTTCTGGTCTATTTATAAACTCGACGTTGTGGAGATACCAACCAACCGGCCAATCTCCAGAAAGGATCATCAGGATTATGTATACCGCACCGTAAGGGAGAAGTATAACGCCGTAGCCGAAGAGATCGTAAAACTGACTGAAGCAGGCAGGCCGGTCCTGGTGGGTACCACTTCTGTGGAAATATCCGAGTTACTTAGTCGCATGCTTAAACTCAGAGGGATTAAGCATAACGTACTGAACGCAAAAATGCACCAGAAGGAAGCGGACATTGTTGCTGAAGCAGGTCAACCGGGTCAGGTTACCATTGCTACCAACATGGCGGGCCGTGGTACCGACATCAAATTGGGTCCGGGCGTTAAAGAGGCCGGAGGTTTGGCGATTGTAGGTACTGAGCGACATGAATCGCGGCGGGTCGACAGGCAGTTGCGTGGTCGCGCAGGCCGGCAGGGCGATCCCGGTTCTTCCCAGTTCTTTGTCTCCCTGGAAGATAACCTGATGAGGCTTTTCGGGTCGGAACGGATTTCTAATATCATGGTGCGCATGGGCATTGAAGACGGTGAAGTGATTCAGCATTCTATGATTACCAAGTCCATAGAACGTGCACAGAAAAAAGTAGAAGAGAACAACTTCGGTATCCGTAAGCGCTTGCTGGAGTATGACGATGTCATGAATTCTCAGCGTTCGGTAATCTATGCAAAACGCCGTAATGCGTTGTTTGGCGACCGTCTGGATGTAGACATGAGCAACATGACTTTTGATGTTGCAGAAGATATTGTTACTGAATATAAAGAAGCAGGCAACTATGAAGGATTTAAGCTGGAGGTGATCAAAAACTTCTCAGCTGATACAACTATTGACGAGGCTGAATTCGGTTCTAAAAACATCGCGCTCCTGACAGAAAAGCTGTTTGATGAGGTGAGCGCGTTTTATGTACGTAAGTCAGACGCCATTATTGAGCAGGCCTTGCCGGTGCTTAAGCAGGTTTATGCCGAAAGAGGCGAGCAGATTGAGCAGATTGTTGTGCCTTTTACAGATGGATTGAGACATGTCCAGGTTCCGGTCGGTTTAAAGAAAGCGATTGAGAACAACGGCCGGGAGGTCACAAAGTCTTTCGAAAAGACAATAGTGTTAGCCTTGATCGACGAGTCATGGAAGGAACATTTGCGTGAAATGGATGAGTTAAAGCAGTCCGTGCAGAACGCTGTGTACGAGCAGAAAGATCCGCTGATTATTTATAAAATGGAAGCTTTCAATCTGTTTAAAAACATGCTGAATGCTGTTAATAAGGAGGTAGTAAGCTTCCTGTTTAAGGGCGGCATCCCCGTCCAGGCCGACCCTAACGATGTAAGGGTTGCTCAGCAAGCCCCACGTCCGGCACCGGCTAAACTTAAAACCTCAAAGCCAGAGTTTGCACAGTCGGGCAATTCGGGTATGCCGGAAATGGAAGATACCAGGGAAATGACACCTCAACAGCCTGTCCGTAAAGAAGTAACTATAGGACGGAATGAACCCTGCCCATGCGGAAGCGGGAAGAAGTTCAAGAACTGTCATGGTGCCGGCCTATAA
- a CDS encoding SPOR domain-containing protein, with the protein MRLSVILIFCFCSLQLFSQSRGTVTVIKDPMIDSLIVKRIQLSTKAASPGAPKPGPVVSQTGYRVQIFYGSDRRKVFSEQARFKVLYPSLNTYITYKEPNYYLRVGDFRTRLEAQRLMNELRPDFPTLFIYREKINAPSLEY; encoded by the coding sequence ATGAGACTATCGGTCATATTGATTTTTTGTTTCTGTTCACTGCAGCTGTTCTCGCAGTCGCGCGGCACTGTCACGGTTATTAAAGATCCCATGATCGATAGTCTTATTGTCAAAAGAATTCAGCTCAGTACCAAAGCAGCCAGTCCGGGAGCACCAAAGCCAGGCCCGGTTGTTTCACAGACGGGTTACCGCGTGCAGATATTTTACGGATCAGACCGTCGGAAGGTGTTTAGCGAACAGGCTCGCTTCAAAGTACTGTACCCCTCCTTAAATACTTACATCACCTATAAGGAGCCGAATTATTATTTAAGAGTAGGAGATTTTCGTACCAGGCTCGAAGCCCAGCGATTAATGAATGAGCTTAGACCCGACTTCCCTACACTCTTTATTTACAGAGAGAAGATCAATGCACCAAGCTTAGAATACTAA
- a CDS encoding M20 metallopeptidase family protein gives MIHKDQIKQLSADIFEQVVGYRRHLHANPELSFKEYETSAFIKARLSEWGIPFKEMADTGVVALIEGALPSERVIALRADMDALPILEANDKPYASKNAGVMHACGHDVHSSSLLGTAYILNTLKDKFAGTVKLIFQPAEELLPGGASILIKEGVLESPPVQNIIGQHVMPLIDAGKVGFRSGIYMASTDELYVTVRGKGGHGAQPHQNIDPVLIASHIIVALQQIVSRNADPRLPSVLSFGKVEANGATNIIPNEVKIEGTFRTLDEDWRREAKLRMKKMAEGMAESMGGSCEFRIMDGYPFLINEPALTANVREFAEDYLGKENVVDLDIWMAAEDFAYYSQVTNACFYRLGTGNKAKNTTYSVHTPNFDIDEDALQLSTGLMAYAALKQLGN, from the coding sequence ATGATACACAAAGACCAGATCAAACAGTTGTCTGCTGATATCTTTGAGCAGGTGGTGGGTTATCGCAGGCATCTTCATGCGAATCCTGAACTGTCGTTTAAAGAATATGAGACGTCTGCATTTATCAAAGCCAGGCTTTCCGAATGGGGGATTCCTTTTAAAGAGATGGCGGATACCGGTGTAGTGGCATTGATAGAAGGAGCTTTGCCGTCAGAACGCGTTATCGCCCTGCGGGCGGATATGGATGCTTTGCCTATTTTGGAGGCAAATGACAAGCCATACGCGTCAAAGAATGCTGGGGTTATGCATGCATGTGGTCATGATGTACACAGTTCTTCTTTGCTCGGTACCGCATATATCCTAAATACACTAAAAGATAAGTTTGCAGGAACCGTTAAACTTATCTTTCAGCCCGCAGAAGAATTGCTTCCGGGTGGTGCCAGCATTCTGATTAAAGAGGGTGTTCTTGAAAGTCCTCCAGTGCAGAACATCATCGGTCAGCATGTAATGCCGCTTATCGATGCAGGCAAGGTAGGTTTCCGGTCGGGCATTTATATGGCTTCTACTGATGAACTTTATGTGACTGTCAGAGGAAAAGGCGGACATGGGGCACAGCCACATCAGAATATTGATCCCGTCCTCATCGCATCGCATATTATTGTAGCGCTTCAGCAGATAGTAAGCCGCAATGCCGACCCTAGATTGCCCTCTGTCCTTTCGTTTGGTAAAGTGGAGGCAAACGGAGCTACCAACATTATCCCCAACGAGGTCAAGATAGAGGGTACGTTTCGTACACTTGATGAGGACTGGCGAAGAGAGGCTAAGCTGCGTATGAAAAAGATGGCTGAAGGCATGGCGGAGAGTATGGGCGGCAGTTGTGAATTTCGTATTATGGACGGCTATCCGTTTCTCATCAATGAACCGGCATTAACGGCTAACGTCCGTGAATTTGCAGAAGATTACCTGGGCAAAGAGAATGTCGTCGACCTCGACATCTGGATGGCCGCCGAGGATTTTGCCTATTATTCGCAGGTCACCAATGCATGTTTTTATCGGCTGGGCACAGGCAATAAAGCGAAAAATACAACGTATTCTGTACATACGCCAAATTTTGATATCGACGAAGATGCACTTCAGCTATCAACCGGCTTAATGGCCTATGCTGCACTGAAGCAGTTGGGTAATTAA